In Ostrea edulis chromosome 6, xbOstEdul1.1, whole genome shotgun sequence, a single window of DNA contains:
- the LOC125645805 gene encoding synembryn-A-like, whose product MKEKHVSVLRDGCENEACNVLNDFTSRNAQVFNFPDLTPDLKTKVVDALVHRLNSQASSKCHVLCLKTLRMFSREKDKLVNMVSEPTIAIMMKMTGLNHYAVEEGDLVEIQNGDPEVMLEALKCLCNLVFNSQLAQRICSKNGCVEGIVQRLKTYKDPALPHEIKFFDMRLLSLLTALCEETRPKVRYELHGFTYLMEVVDLSVNEAGERGLRDKEVDLCCEILKILFNLSLVRSNMDEEEEAHFMRLVCVLKELLLCKTKSRDRMEELQSMTVNLLTNIPYDCYEELLTPLNEDDEDIGVENKEAEYDGKNMEAILVLLDFLSCRLDKPSKAVKDSLAPILCSLCQMCKANRVIRKFCRLKVLPPLKEEVKRLPEEGKTLRNKLCKLLTSASEVKDMVAEFLFILCKESVARMVKYTGYGNASGLLANRGLLMGGRRLEGDYSSGSEESDTEEYAKLRDQVNPITGRWEEAKLNPSDEMSEEQKEYEAIRLVNDLDKLQRQGIIQPCHVGEDGKPVPVEHILQLAENIKLKDEDTD is encoded by the exons ATGAAGGAGAAGCATGTTTCTGTGTTACGGGACGGTTGCGAGAACGAGGCATGCAACGTTTTAAACGACTTCACATCACGG aaTGCTCAAGTCTTCAATTTTCCTGATTTAACACCAGATTTGAAGACG AAGGTTGTAGATGCCTTGGTACACCGACTTAATTCCCAAGCCTCCTCTAAATGCCATGTCCTGTGTCTCAAAACTCTCCGGATGTTCAGCCGGGAGAAGGACAAACTCGTCAACATGGTGTCTGAACCCACCATCGCCATCATGATGAAAATGACAGGATTAAACCATTATGCTGTTGAGGAAGGAGATCTTGTTGAAATACAGAATGGAGATCCCGAGG TGATGCTAGAGGCATTGAAATGTCTGTGTAACCTGGTTTTCAACAGTCAGTTGGCCCAAAGAATCTGCAG TAAAAATGGATGTGTTGAAGGGATTGTCCAGAGACTGAAAACATACAAAGATCCTGCACTACCACATGAAATCAAG TTCTTCGATATGAGGCTTCTCTCCTTATTGACAGCCTTATGTGAAGAGACCAG ACCCAAGGTCCGTTATGAGTTGCATGGTTTTACATATCTGATGGAGGTGGTGGACTTGTCCGTGAATGAAGCAGGTGAACGTGGACTGAGGGACAAGGAAGTCGATCTGTGCTGTGAAATCCTAAAAATTCTCTTTAATTTGTCCCTAGTCAGAAGTAACATGGATGAG GAGGAAGAGGCCCACTTTATGAGACTGGTGTGTGTTCTGAAAGAACTCCTGTTGTGTAAAACAAAATCCAGAGACAGAATGGAAGAACTCCAAAG TATGACTGTAAACCTGCTGACCAACATTCCATACGACTGCTACGAGGAGTTGTTAACTCCCTTGAATGAGGATGACGAGGATATCGGTGTGGAAAATAAAGAAGCAGAGTATGATGGGAAGAATATGGAAGCCATACTGGTTCTTCTGGACTTTCTGTCTTGCAGGCTCGATAAG ccaTCAAAAGCTGTGAAGGATAGTTTGGCCCCCATACTGTGTAGTCTGTGTCAGATGTGTAAAGCAAACCGGGTGATTCGAAAGTTCTGTCGTCTAAAG GTGCTACCTCCCTTAAAGGAAGAAGTGAAAAGATTGCCAGAGGAGGGAAAGACTTTAAGAAACAA ATTGTGTAAACTTCTGACGTCTGCATCAGAAGTGAAAGACATGGTGGCAGAGTTCTTATTCATCTTGTGTAAAGAAAGTG TGGCCAGAATGGTGAAATATACAGGGTATGGTAATGCATCTGGTTTGCTGGCAAACCGTGGATTACTGATGGGTGGTAGGAGATTGGAGGGTGACTACAGCAGTGGATCCGAGGAATCCGACACTGAGGAGTATGCCAAACTACGGGATCA agtAAATCCAATAACTGGGAGATGGGAAGAGGCGAAACTGAATCCCAGTGACGAAATGTCGGAGGAACAGAAGGAGTACGAGGCCATTAGACTGGTGAATGATTTAGACAAACTACAAAG ACAAGGGATCATCCAACCATGTCATGTCGGAGAGGATGGAAAACCCGTCCCTGTGGAACACATACTTCAgctggcagaaaacatcaaactgaaagatgaagatacaGATTGA
- the LOC125645802 gene encoding uncharacterized protein LOC125645802, giving the protein MASCAEYPTYCIICKKGPFAGVIPAQQHFKSQAHLSKQAFQNDRMQQPSGDIGARGQQTYVSSCNACGKNFNNEFSAEQHFASENHKKKQALIQSTQSNSSSFLVSTGRGCDSPELSFYSSENLAANVQLKQVWKNKSASNPKGSQNSTDQQNKNNRTQEYSFDGNRGYCNVCKIELTSPQHAKQHLNGKPHAKAKAAESSGLHQTKAVNEANTAGVHGDEYNFSGGRGYCYICKIELTSQAHAEQHLSGKNHEKAKSKGNADVQKSLPLTCEICQKTFSGPECASQHFSSVKHRQKEALVQSHNPNSPPITNQNIPAFEVSPGDKTKWVICEVCNVKLNSIEQLNIHKNSPKHIAEEEKLARMGTSIKVMNTPDFKMDAIKPRVQVQDTGFCPVNPRVDFAGLRDDVRPSLNASGPSSFLSNQPGWFAQTENITLATMPSLNVSSIIIESNQPPNQKKDNMDDTIPKEVRFENPDIQSDDIGTYMSEEKNLKEKYSEKELEKELINEKINISSESSSLSSLEMPPLESNMITNDLELGKKNTRQIYRKANKDQENLLRKNMTPSMSNSDGPRPPGAYPYERNLNSSLSCSSSQNIDASKSSEKSYLSSANSNPIPLHQNVTNLELSMQKSNLEPSMQKLNLEPSMQKSNCTTGRSEGNMHSISLERSPSKFGDSPSGDIRKVVTSNPCVGSENISQTTTTQRVQNTGSSGSNLVKRISNTKSRGGAKSGGGSVALYGSSDSSDESDDQEEENKFFPCTSRDVFQKLQEVNGNASPTAPFSRVTEGPVNEQRVPKYYCKICQCQMNAKKAYKDHLEGRKHMQKVAVMAAEPRKHRPIVKEVHNQWKTDGDLTLWSPRSYQWELYGRAMEGDRVVFLPTGTGKTLISCMAISAMLELNPTRQALFLVDKVLLVIQQSRYLVKQIGDRLYKRFNPDDPSSLVDRKLKIAALCGGQQSTDGVPIWQHDLIVVTAAYCDQLIMKNVLRWEDLCIVVFDEAHHCIKSHPFNKQLEQYHLKMDVQERPKILGLTASPAGKKTFPMTLNMLNNLMQSMGGAKIAVTKEHKAELERYQSSAELIVNYTPMSIKEQKFQKELQLYLLTCYLRLSAETNIPEQLDLGIVPTQGSHISDDKKSMCAKELHGDILNSLEVTLNDAKPNDQSAAGKIQHRNLVAHTWNICVALNTLFETGVKTAVEELDELMARSPHGNFDYAKSINLKPDNLLSEIEIVQEMVQSSLPGLMIDPESQLSSRIVQLMKALLNPVYIDWSQTHPMVLVLVKERSSANKISAILQTQKEILEKHLKVTHLVGHGGGSGDGKGMDVSQQKKILRDIKNHKYHIVIATSVAEEGIDIPECELVITMNLPSSVTALVQMRGRARKENSKFVVLCNDKTEEDKLSELMKKEDNMIKAANFLFDSQNKQEAKEH; this is encoded by the exons ATGGCATCATGTGCTGAGTATCCGACTTACTGTATTATCTGCAAGAAAGGGCCGTTTGCAGGTGTCATACCAGCACAACAGCATTTCAAGAGTCAAGCTCATTTGTCTAAACAAGCTTTCCAAAATGACCGCATGCAGCAGCCATCAGGTGACATTGGTGCAAGAGGTCAGCAAACCTATGTTTCATCATGCAATGCTTGCGGAAAGAACTTCAATAACGAATTCAGCGCAGAACAACATTTTGCGagtgaaaatcacaaaaagaaaCAAGCACTTATACAGTCGACACAGAGTAATTCCAGCTCCTTTCTTGTATCAACAGGCCGTGGATGTGATTCACCGGAACTGTCATTTTATTCAAGCGAAAACCTAGCTGCTAATGTTCAGCTTAAACAAGTGTGGAAGAACAAATCAGCCTCTAATCCAAAAGGCTCCCAAAACAGTACTGATCAGCAGAATAAAAATAACCGAACCCAGGAATATTCATTTGATGGAAACCGTGGGTATTGTAATGTGTGCAAGATTGAACTGACATCTCCGCAGCATGCAAAACAACACTTAAACGGGAAACCTCATGCTAAAGCTAAAGCTGCTGAAAGCTCGGGCTTACACCAAACAAAAGCAGTCAATGAAGCTAATACTGCTGGTGTCCACGGTGATGAATACAACTTTTCCGGAGGAAGAGGATACTGCTATATCTGTAAAATTGAGTTGACATCACAGGCTCATGCTGAACAGCACTTGTCAGGAAAAAACCACGAAAAGGCAAAATCAAAAGGAAATGCTGATGTCCAAAAATCATTACCCTTAACTTGTGAAATCTGTCAGAAAACGTTTAGTGGACCAGAATGTGCTTCTCAACATTTCAGCAGCGTAAAACATCGCCAAAAAGAGGCTCTTGTTCAATCCCACAATCCCAATTCACCTCCCatcacaaatcaaaatattccTGCGTTTGAAGTATCCCCAGGCGACAAAACAAAGTGGGTGATTTGTGAAGTGTGTAATGTTAAATTGAATTCTATTGAGCAGCTAAACATCCATAAAAATAGTCCAAAGCATATAGCAGAGGAGGAAAAATTAGCCAGAATGGGAACCAGCATCAAAGTCATGAATACACCAGATTTCAAAATGGATGCCATAAAACCTAGGGTCCAGGTTCAAGACACAGGTTTCTGTCCAGTAAACCCGAGAGTTGATTTTGCCGGTCTCAGAGATGATGTGAGGCCATCCCTTAATGCATCTGGACCTTCATCATTTCTGTCTAATCAACCAGGTTGGTTTGCACAGACAGAGAACATAACTCTGGCGACAATGCCTTCGCTGAATGTAAGTTCTATTATAATAGAATCCAACCAACCACCCAATCAGAAGAAAGACAACATGGATGATACGATTCCAAAAGAAGTGAGATTTGAAAATCCAGATATTCAGTCGGATGATATTGGCACATATATGAGTGAAGAAAAGAACCtcaaagaaaaatattctgaaaaggAATTGGAAAAAGAACTTATAAATGAAAAGATAAACATCTCCTCCGAGTCCTCTTCTCTATCAAGTCTTGAAATGCCACCTCTGGAAAGTAACATGATAACTAATGACTTAGAATTAGGAAAGAAAAACACCAGACAGATTTACAGGAAGGCTAACAAAGATCAAGAGAATCTTTTAAGAAAGAACATGACACCTTCCATGTCTAATTCTGATGGACCGCGACCTCCTGGTGCATATCCTTACGAAAGAAATTTGAATTCATCATTAAGCTGCTCATCATCGCAAAACATTGATGCTTCAAAATCTagtgaaaaatcatatttgtcCTCGGCAAACTCAAATCCAATTCCTCTTCATCAGAATGTCACAAATCTGGAACTGTCAATGCAGAAGTCAAATCTGGAACCGTCCATGCAGAAGTTAAATCTGGAACCGTCCATGCAGAAGTCAAATTGCACCACAGGTAGATCAGAAGGAAATATGCATAGTATTTCCCTAGAAAGAAGTCCATCCAAATTTGGAGATTCTCCAAGTGGTGATATCAGAAAAGTTGTGACAAGTAACCCTTGCGTGGGCTCGGAAAACATTTCACAAACCACTACCACACAAAGAGTGCAAAATACGGGGTCCAGTGGATCGAATTTAGTCAAACgtatatcaaatacaaaatcaagaggggGCGCAAAATCTGGTGGTGGGAGTGTAGCTTTGTATGGTTCATCGGATTCCTCAGATGAATCAGACGATCAGGAAGAGGAGAATAAATTTTTTCCATGCACAAGCAGAGATGTCTTTCAAAAATTGCAGGAAGTGAATGGTAATGCTTCACCTACTGCACCATTTTCCCGGGTGACTGAAGGTCCAGTAAACGAGCAGAGAGTGCCCAaatattattgtaaaatatgCCAGTGTCAAATGAATGCCAAGAAAGCTTACAAGGACCATTTGGAGGGAAGGAAACACATGCAGAAGGTGGCTGTCATGGCAGCCGAGCCGAGAAAACATAGACCCATTGTGAAGGAGGTTCACAACCAATGGAAGACAGACGGTGACCTCACTCTTTGGTCTCCAAGGTCATACCAATGGGAATTGTATGGGAGAGCGATGGAGGGTgacagagttgtctttcttccCACAG GAACTGGCAAGACTCTAATCTCTTGCATGGCCATTAGTGCAATGCTAGAACTGAATCCAACAAGACAGGCCCTGTTTCTGGTGGACAAAGTTCTCCTTGTCATCCAGCAGTCACGTTATCTTGTCAAGCAGATTGGAGACCGACTCTATAAAAG GTTTAACCCAGATGATCCTTCCAGTCTAGTGGATAGAAAGTTAAAAATAGCAGCCCTCTGTGGGGGTCAGCAATCCACAGACGGTGTCCCTATCTGGCAACATGATCTCATCGTTGTCACGGCAG CTTACTGTGATCAGCTGATCATGAAGAACGTTCTGCGATGGGAAGATCTGTGTATTGTTGTGTTTGATGAGGCACACCATTGCATAAAGAGTCACCCATTCAACAAACAACTAGAGCAATACCATTTAAAGATGGACGTACAGGAGAGGCCCAAAATTCTAGGGCTAACAGCTTCCCCTGCTGGCAAAAAGACATTTCCCATGACATTGAACATGCTAAACAATTTGATGCAGAGTATGGGTGGAGCCAAAATTGCTGTCACCAAGGAACATAAAGCTGAGCTGGAAAG ATACCAGTCAAGTGCAGAACTCATTGTCAACTACACGCCAATGAGCATCAAAGAGCAAAAGTTCCAGAAAGAACTACAACTGTACCTACTAACCTGTTACTTAAGACTCTCAGCGGAAACAAACATTCCAGAACAATTGGATTTAGGCATAGTACCCACCCAGGGTAGTCATATTTCTGATGATAAGAAAAGTATGTGCGCAAAAGAGTTACATGGGGATATCCTGAATAGCCTGGAGGTCACTCTCAATGATGCCAAACCAAATGACCAATCAGCTGCTGGTAAAATTCAGCACAGAAACCTTGTTGCACATACCTGGAACATCTGCGTTGCTCTGAACACTTTATTTGAGACGGGTGTGAAAACAGCAGTTGAGGAGTTGGATGAACTCATGGCACGTTCACCTCATGGCAACTTTGATTATGCCAAGAGCATTAATCTTAAACCTGATAATCTTTTATCTGAGATTGAAATTGTACAAGAGATGGTGCAGTCTAGCCTACCTGGATTAATGATTGACCCTGAAAGTCAGCTTTCTTCCAGAATTGTACAACTGATGAAGGCATTGCTGAACCCAGTGTACATTGACTGGTCCCAAACACACCCAATGGTCCTAGTCCTTGTAAAAGAGAGAAGCTCAGCAAATAAAATTAGTGCAATATTGCAAACACAGAAGGAAATATTAGAGAAGCACCTGAAAGTGACCCACTTAGTTGGTCATGGTGGAGGGTCAGGAGATGGGAAAGGGATGGACGTGTCGcagcaaaaaaaaatattgcggGATATAAAAAATCACAAGTACCACATAGTTATAGCGACTTCTGTCGCAGAAGAAGGCATAGACATCCCCGAGTGTGAGCTGGTAATAACCATGAATCTGCCGTCCAGTGTTACAGCCTTGGTGCAGATGAGGGGCCGGGCACGGAAAGAAAACAGCAAGTTTGTGGTTCTATGCAACGATAAGACTGAAGAAGATAAATTGTCAGAGTTGATGAAAAAAGAAGATAATATGATCAAGGCAGCCAACTTTCTGTTTGACAgtcaaaataaacaagaggcaaAAGAACACTAA